In the Haloferula helveola genome, one interval contains:
- a CDS encoding 3D domain-containing protein, protein MRFRYLFLALSSVVFLASCGNDLSIVSKERSLRSGYSYSGGGGYTTDAPSSRVVSAGQSKPKDKHGMPLYSGDRLRHVRTTAYTCTESDHLQYGSMNAAGTPLRYSSRVRSAAADWSVYPVGTTFKIKGMPQLFVVDDYGSALTGTGTIDIYTPSKAHMKQWGRRNVEIAIVRWGSYERSAQLLSKRTHHAHCHQMYASIQRKLQSGSTAMR, encoded by the coding sequence ATGCGATTCCGCTATCTTTTCCTCGCCCTCTCGTCCGTCGTCTTCCTCGCCAGCTGCGGGAATGATCTGAGCATCGTCTCCAAAGAGCGGTCGCTGCGAAGTGGGTACTCCTACAGTGGAGGAGGAGGCTACACGACCGACGCACCGTCGAGCCGGGTCGTCTCGGCAGGCCAATCCAAGCCCAAGGACAAGCACGGGATGCCGCTTTATTCGGGTGACCGCCTGCGCCACGTTCGAACCACCGCCTACACCTGCACCGAGTCGGATCACCTGCAGTATGGCTCGATGAATGCCGCCGGCACCCCGCTGCGCTACAGCAGCCGCGTCCGCAGCGCAGCCGCCGACTGGTCGGTCTATCCCGTTGGCACGACTTTCAAAATCAAGGGGATGCCGCAGCTCTTCGTCGTCGATGATTACGGCTCCGCCCTCACCGGCACCGGCACCATCGACATCTACACGCCTTCCAAGGCCCACATGAAACAGTGGGGCCGCCGCAACGTTGAGATCGCGATTGTCCGCTGGGGTTCGTACGAGCGCAGCGCCCAGTTGCTCTCCAAGCGCACCCACCACGCGCACTGCCATCAGATGTATGCGTCGATCCAGCGGAAGCTGCAGAGTGGCTCGACCGCGATGCGCTGA
- the nth gene encoding endonuclease III yields MTRAERAAHVDRRLAELYPETPVPLDHRDAYTLLVAVLLSAQCTDLRVNQVTPALFELASRPEDMMRVPVEQIREIIRPCGLSPRKSKAISDLSRILVEQHAGEVPADFAALEALPGVGHKTASVVMAQAFGVPAFPVDTHIHRLAQRWKLTGGKNVDQTERDLKKLFPRGRWNELHLQIIFYGREHCTARGCDGTVCTLCREMFPRRRKGVVVTKS; encoded by the coding sequence ATGACCCGGGCCGAACGCGCGGCGCATGTCGATCGCAGGCTCGCCGAGTTGTATCCGGAGACCCCGGTCCCGCTCGATCACCGCGACGCCTACACTCTGCTGGTCGCGGTTCTGCTGTCCGCCCAGTGCACCGACCTGAGGGTCAATCAGGTCACACCGGCCCTGTTCGAGTTGGCGTCCCGACCCGAGGACATGATGCGTGTCCCGGTCGAGCAGATCCGCGAGATCATCCGGCCATGCGGACTTTCGCCGCGGAAATCGAAAGCGATCTCCGATCTCTCCCGAATCCTTGTCGAGCAGCACGCCGGCGAGGTGCCGGCCGACTTCGCGGCGCTCGAGGCGCTGCCGGGTGTCGGCCACAAGACCGCATCCGTGGTCATGGCCCAGGCTTTCGGCGTGCCGGCGTTTCCGGTCGATACCCACATCCACCGGCTCGCCCAGAGATGGAAGCTGACCGGCGGGAAGAATGTCGATCAGACCGAGCGTGACCTGAAGAAACTGTTCCCTCGCGGAAGATGGAACGAGTTGCACCTACAGATCATCTTCTACGGTCGCGAACATTGCACCGCCAGAGGATGTGACGGGACCGTCTGTACACTCTGCCGGGAGATGTTTCCACGACGTCGCAAAGGCGTAGTAGTCACAAAGTCCTGA
- a CDS encoding MotA/TolQ/ExbB proton channel family protein: MIEKLQNRAGRTAAAVITTVFVTAPMLMAQDATPGDKNALQKYVLDGGATMIFIGLAVLALIALCVFNFINLTKSKFCPDDLKMALMDHMTNCRVRSAIELAASHPSYLGRMMAYSLPNIDATRPEDLGRDQIEDAIADFSINENRKSMTWVNYISLVAQAAPMLGLLGTVIGMVQAFGILAETGSADPAQLAGSISVALLTTMWGLITAIPSLLAYFFFKNRLNNLVAECHHAAEDLINASVQTVNQDAYLAKIPEGVAV; this comes from the coding sequence ATGATCGAAAAACTCCAAAATCGTGCCGGCCGTACCGCCGCCGCAGTTATTACGACCGTCTTTGTCACCGCTCCGATGCTCATGGCGCAGGACGCGACTCCCGGTGACAAGAACGCCCTCCAGAAGTACGTTCTCGATGGTGGCGCGACCATGATCTTCATCGGTCTCGCGGTCCTCGCCCTGATCGCCCTCTGCGTCTTCAACTTCATCAACCTGACGAAGTCGAAGTTCTGCCCGGACGATCTCAAGATGGCGCTGATGGATCACATGACCAACTGCCGGGTGCGCTCCGCGATCGAGCTCGCCGCTTCCCATCCCTCCTACCTCGGCCGCATGATGGCCTACTCGCTTCCGAACATCGACGCGACCCGCCCGGAAGACCTCGGCCGCGACCAGATCGAGGACGCGATCGCCGACTTCTCGATCAACGAGAACCGCAAGTCGATGACCTGGGTCAACTACATCTCCCTCGTCGCGCAGGCCGCTCCGATGCTCGGACTTCTCGGAACGGTTATCGGTATGGTCCAGGCGTTCGGCATCCTCGCGGAAACCGGCTCGGCCGACCCCGCCCAGCTCGCCGGTTCGATCTCGGTCGCCCTTTTGACCACCATGTGGGGTCTTATCACCGCCATCCCGTCGCTGCTCGCCTACTTCTTCTTCAAGAACCGCCTCAACAACCTCGTCGCCGAGTGCCATCACGCCGCCGAGGACCTGATCAACGCGTCGGTCCAGACCGTCAATCAGGACGCATATCTTGCCAAGATTCCGGAAGGCGTCGCCGTTTGA
- a CDS encoding biopolymer transporter ExbD — protein sequence MASGNKLRAAKANEGDDLQIDMSPMIDMVFLLLIFFLVNATMIIVKQDTRVTPPIAKNSKKAKDGNGRIVINILEDGSFYDETGTVKLETDEDIFDLVKEEKEKVDLQGYEPKLHLRGDQEAVFKYCRQAIRASAKAGVDKVLFATYAFPRN from the coding sequence ATGGCCTCCGGCAACAAACTCCGCGCCGCCAAAGCGAACGAAGGCGACGATCTCCAGATCGACATGTCGCCGATGATCGACATGGTCTTCCTCCTGTTGATCTTCTTCTTGGTCAACGCGACGATGATCATCGTCAAGCAGGACACCCGGGTGACCCCGCCGATCGCCAAGAACTCGAAGAAAGCGAAGGACGGCAACGGCCGGATCGTGATCAACATCCTTGAGGACGGCAGCTTCTATGACGAGACCGGCACGGTAAAGCTGGAGACGGACGAAGACATCTTCGACCTCGTCAAGGAGGAGAAGGAGAAGGTCGACCTGCAGGGCTACGAGCCGAAGCTCCACCTTCGCGGTGACCAGGAGGCGGTCTTCAAGTACTGCCGCCAGGCCATCCGTGCCTCCGCCAAGGCGGGCGTCGACAAGGTCCTGTTCGCCACCTACGCGTTCCCGCGCAACTGA
- a CDS encoding biopolymer transporter ExbD translates to MSRHKRDEALEEDEPKLDISSLIDATFLLLIYFLVTTTIVPREQDVPMTLPAAAPSETPPEIEPKLIKIDANGAIFVGSGASQIPMDSDAENRDVPMLYEDLKSYADAAKSASTEPLVQIYVDGGAKQQRVIDVLNALTGVEISKVTFTDLVDP, encoded by the coding sequence ATGTCCCGCCATAAGAGAGACGAAGCCCTTGAGGAAGACGAACCGAAGCTCGACATCTCGTCGTTGATTGACGCGACCTTCCTTCTGCTCATCTACTTCCTGGTCACCACCACCATTGTCCCGCGCGAGCAGGACGTGCCTATGACCCTGCCGGCCGCGGCGCCGAGCGAGACTCCTCCGGAGATCGAGCCCAAGCTGATCAAGATCGATGCCAACGGCGCGATCTTCGTCGGCTCCGGTGCCTCGCAGATCCCGATGGACAGCGACGCCGAGAACCGCGACGTGCCGATGCTCTACGAGGATCTCAAGTCGTATGCCGACGCCGCGAAGTCCGCGAGCACCGAGCCTCTCGTGCAGATCTATGTCGATGGCGGTGCCAAGCAACAGCGCGTCATCGATGTCCTCAACGCGCTGACCGGCGTCGAGATCTCGAAAGTCACCTTCACGGATCTCGTCGATCCGTGA